From a region of the Aeoliella mucimassa genome:
- the araA gene encoding L-arabinose isomerase yields MSSVIPDLKQFEVWFITGSQHLYGEEALKQVAEHSQQVAAALDADPQLPVKVVFKPVLTRPEEIRQLMLDANSAPNCIGLVAWMHTFSPSKMWITGLKSLNKPLLHLHTQFNRDLPWSTINMDFMNLNQSAHGGREFGFICSRLRMQRKVVVGHWEDGEVRRQIGTWARAAAARHDLQTARIARIGDNMREVAVTEGDKVAAQEVFGYSVNGYGLGDVANHLQSISDSSVDQLCLEYDEAYEMADSLRQGGTRRDQLRDSARIELALRSFLESEGFVGYTDTFENLHGLKQLPGIASQRLMADGYGFGAEGDWKAAALVRASKVMAAGLPGGTSFMEDYTYHLPSGGGQVLGAHMLEICPSIAAARPSCEIHPLGIGGKEDPVRLVFDAPAGPAVNATVVDLGNRFRMVLNEVDVETPPEPLEKLPVARALWTPKPGLSVAAAAWIYAGGSHHPVFSQALSTEHYEDFAEMTGIEIVVIDADTKLRDLKQQLLLGDLRRD; encoded by the coding sequence ATGTCCAGCGTAATTCCTGATCTCAAGCAGTTTGAAGTTTGGTTCATCACCGGCAGCCAGCACCTGTATGGTGAAGAAGCCTTGAAGCAGGTCGCCGAGCACTCGCAACAGGTCGCCGCGGCGCTCGACGCCGATCCGCAGTTGCCGGTGAAGGTGGTCTTCAAACCCGTGCTGACCCGTCCCGAGGAAATACGGCAGCTGATGCTCGACGCGAACTCCGCGCCGAACTGCATTGGCCTCGTTGCTTGGATGCACACGTTCTCGCCGTCGAAGATGTGGATCACCGGGCTTAAGTCGCTCAACAAGCCGCTATTGCACCTGCACACGCAGTTCAATCGCGACCTGCCTTGGTCGACCATCAACATGGACTTCATGAACCTCAACCAGTCGGCCCACGGTGGTCGCGAGTTTGGGTTCATCTGCTCGCGTCTTCGCATGCAACGCAAAGTGGTGGTCGGGCACTGGGAAGATGGCGAGGTTCGCCGACAGATCGGCACCTGGGCCCGCGCGGCCGCGGCTCGTCACGACCTGCAAACCGCCCGTATCGCTCGCATCGGCGACAACATGCGTGAAGTCGCGGTGACCGAAGGCGACAAAGTGGCCGCTCAAGAAGTGTTCGGCTACTCCGTCAATGGCTACGGCCTCGGCGACGTGGCAAACCACCTGCAATCGATCAGCGACTCGTCGGTCGACCAGCTCTGCCTGGAGTACGACGAAGCCTACGAGATGGCCGACTCGCTTCGCCAAGGCGGAACCCGCCGCGACCAGCTTCGCGACTCGGCCCGCATCGAGCTGGCGCTTCGCTCGTTCCTCGAATCCGAAGGCTTCGTCGGCTACACCGACACGTTCGAAAATCTGCATGGCCTCAAGCAACTGCCTGGCATCGCTTCACAGCGTTTGATGGCCGATGGCTACGGCTTTGGTGCCGAAGGCGACTGGAAGGCGGCCGCCTTGGTGCGGGCGTCGAAGGTCATGGCCGCTGGCCTGCCTGGCGGTACTTCGTTCATGGAAGACTACACGTATCACTTGCCCAGCGGTGGCGGCCAGGTGCTCGGCGCTCACATGCTGGAGATCTGCCCGTCGATCGCCGCGGCTCGCCCGAGTTGCGAGATTCATCCGCTCGGCATCGGCGGCAAGGAAGATCCCGTGCGACTGGTGTTCGACGCCCCGGCTGGCCCGGCGGTGAACGCGACCGTGGTCGACCTCGGTAACCGGTTCCGCATGGTGCTCAACGAGGTGGATGTGGAAACACCCCCCGAGCCACTGGAGAAACTTCCCGTCGCGCGAGCCTTGTGGACTCCCAAACCAGGACTCTCGGTCGCGGCGGCCGCTTGGATCTATGCTGGTGGTTCGCACCACCCAGTGTTCAGCCAGGCTTTGTCGACCGAACACTACGAAGACTTCGCCGAAATGACCGGCATCGAAATCGTAGTGATCGACGCCGATACGAAACTTCGCGACCTCAAACAACAATTGCTGCTGGGCGACCTGCGGCGCGATTAA
- a CDS encoding L-ribulose-5-phosphate 4-epimerase yields the protein MLEDLKQHVWQANLDLVAHGLVTLTWGNVSGLSDDGELFAIKPSGVAYDKLQPEHIVLVSVDTGEVVEGDLKPSSDTPTHRYLYQHFTGIGGVTHTHSTKATAWSQARRAIPCFGTTHADHFYGEVPVTRPLTQQEIDEAYELNTGVVIVETFADLDPIAVPGVLVASHAPFAWGPTAAKSVENAVALEAVAEMALGTLALQPAMPPVEQYLLDKHYFRKHGAGAYYGQK from the coding sequence ATGCTTGAAGACCTAAAACAACACGTGTGGCAAGCCAACCTCGACCTGGTGGCGCATGGCCTGGTAACACTGACTTGGGGCAACGTGAGCGGACTGAGCGACGATGGCGAGCTGTTTGCCATCAAGCCGAGCGGGGTCGCTTACGACAAACTGCAGCCCGAGCATATCGTGCTGGTGAGTGTCGACACGGGCGAGGTGGTCGAAGGCGACCTGAAGCCCTCGAGCGATACTCCGACCCACCGCTACTTGTATCAACACTTCACCGGCATCGGCGGCGTAACCCACACGCACAGCACCAAGGCGACCGCCTGGTCGCAAGCTCGCCGGGCGATTCCCTGCTTCGGCACGACGCACGCCGATCACTTCTATGGCGAAGTCCCCGTCACCCGCCCGCTCACGCAGCAGGAAATCGACGAAGCCTACGAACTGAACACCGGGGTGGTGATCGTCGAAACGTTTGCCGATCTCGACCCCATCGCGGTCCCAGGCGTGCTGGTTGCGAGTCACGCCCCGTTTGCCTGGGGACCGACCGCGGCCAAGAGCGTCGAGAACGCAGTCGCCCTCGAAGCGGTCGCCGAAATGGCACTCGGCACGCTGGCCCTGCAGCCGGCGATGCCACCTGTTGAACAATATTTGCTCGATAAGCACTACTTTCGCAAGCACGGAGCTGGCGCCTACTACGGTCAGAAATAG
- a CDS encoding ribulokinase, whose protein sequence is MSDRFAIGVDYGTNSVRALVVNVSTGAEIATHVYDYPSGEAGILLDSRDPNLARQSPMDYIDGFMTSVRSAVQQASSTPGFSAENVIGIGVDTTGSTPMPVDESGQALASKPEFKDNLAAYAWLWKDHTSHAEAKEISALATERGEPYLAKCGGIYSSEWYWSKMLHCIRTAPEVAAAAASWVELADFIPAHITGNAAPDKVVRGICAAGHKAMYNEAWGGLPSEEFLAALDPQLVKWRYTSKAVPADQKAGDLTAEVADSLGLPAGIPVAVGAFDAHMGAVGAGAQAGTLVKIMGTSTCDCLPAPLANELPDIPGLCGIVPESILPGMYGLEAGQSAVGDIFNWFVKQLSPAAFGNDAEAHAKLTEAAAKLKPGESGLVALDWNNGNRTILVDPLLTGLLVGQTLHTTAAEIYRALVEATAFGALTIIRRVEEYGVEVNQVINCGGIAEKNPMVMQIYADVCNRPMKISRSAQTCALGAAVFGAVVGGAHDTVKAAQAAMTGVKETVYEPIAENVAVYEQLYQVYRALHDAFGTADYHGSLHEVMKDLIRIRHQVRQQ, encoded by the coding sequence ATGTCGGATCGATTTGCGATTGGCGTAGACTACGGCACCAACAGCGTACGCGCATTGGTGGTTAACGTAAGTACGGGTGCAGAAATTGCCACCCATGTTTATGACTACCCGAGCGGCGAAGCGGGCATTCTGCTCGACTCCCGCGATCCCAATCTGGCCCGCCAGAGCCCGATGGACTACATCGATGGCTTCATGACGTCGGTCCGTTCCGCAGTGCAGCAAGCGAGCAGCACGCCAGGCTTTTCGGCCGAAAACGTGATTGGTATCGGGGTCGATACCACTGGCTCGACGCCGATGCCAGTGGACGAATCAGGGCAGGCGCTGGCCTCGAAGCCGGAGTTCAAAGACAACCTGGCCGCTTACGCCTGGCTGTGGAAGGATCACACCTCGCATGCCGAAGCCAAAGAGATTTCGGCCCTGGCCACCGAGCGGGGCGAGCCTTACCTGGCCAAGTGCGGTGGAATCTACTCGTCGGAGTGGTACTGGTCGAAGATGCTGCATTGCATTCGCACCGCTCCCGAAGTGGCCGCAGCGGCCGCCAGTTGGGTGGAGCTGGCCGACTTCATCCCGGCCCACATCACCGGCAACGCCGCTCCCGATAAAGTGGTGCGAGGCATCTGCGCAGCCGGTCACAAAGCCATGTACAACGAAGCTTGGGGGGGGCTGCCGAGCGAAGAGTTCCTGGCCGCCCTCGATCCACAGCTCGTCAAATGGCGATACACTTCCAAGGCGGTTCCGGCCGATCAAAAGGCGGGCGACCTTACCGCCGAAGTGGCCGACTCGCTCGGGCTGCCAGCCGGCATTCCCGTGGCCGTCGGAGCTTTCGACGCCCACATGGGGGCGGTCGGCGCCGGAGCCCAAGCCGGAACGCTCGTCAAGATCATGGGCACCAGCACCTGCGACTGCTTGCCGGCTCCGCTGGCGAACGAGCTGCCCGATATCCCTGGCTTGTGCGGTATCGTTCCCGAGTCGATCCTGCCTGGCATGTACGGGCTGGAAGCCGGTCAGTCGGCTGTTGGTGATATCTTCAACTGGTTTGTGAAACAGCTTTCGCCGGCCGCGTTCGGCAACGACGCCGAGGCCCACGCCAAGCTGACCGAGGCCGCTGCCAAACTCAAGCCCGGCGAGTCGGGCCTTGTAGCCCTCGACTGGAACAACGGCAACCGCACGATTCTGGTCGATCCGCTGCTCACCGGTTTGCTGGTCGGTCAAACACTGCACACCACCGCGGCCGAGATTTACCGCGCGTTGGTCGAAGCGACCGCTTTCGGGGCCCTGACGATCATTCGTCGCGTCGAAGAGTACGGCGTTGAAGTCAACCAGGTGATCAACTGCGGTGGCATCGCCGAGAAGAATCCCATGGTCATGCAGATCTACGCTGATGTCTGCAACCGCCCGATGAAGATCAGCCGCTCGGCCCAAACTTGTGCGTTGGGTGCCGCGGTGTTCGGCGCGGTGGTCGGCGGAGCCCACGACACGGTCAAAGCGGCCCAAGCAGCGATGACCGGGGTTAAAGAAACGGTTTACGAGCCGATTGCCGAGAACGTCGCTGTGTACGAACAGCTTTATCAAGTTTATCGAGCGCTGCACGATGCGTTCGGCACGGCCGACTACCACGGCTCGCTCCACGAAGTCATGAAGGACCTGATTCGCATCCGCCATCAGGTTCGCCAGCAGTAA
- a CDS encoding fucose isomerase, with translation MTAYSLPRIKKPAPLPEKHVYLMANGDLRLSANQNCWAAQYEMEQAIGEAVNSAGWTIVRAHSFKDDEQHGFIGSQAEGMKVFRDVDPKAPLIVAEAVWQYSHHLLHGLLTHEGPILTLANWSGTWPGLVGMLNLNGSLTKAGVEYSTLWADDFADPAFGEQLAKWLDTGKVTHVIEHVVPLSEVQIGSEEQQLATALADELKHNKAIMGVFDEGCMGMFNAIIPDHLLNPTGVFKERLSQSALYYETTQVSDAEAQAVRQRMEELGIQFQTGPTHETDLTDDQILLQCKMYIAAVRIADDFGCDLIGIQYQQGLKDVLPASDLVEGTLNDSQRPAVKSRDGSRVLYEGEPLPHFNEVDECAGLDGLLTYRVHRAMGQPVENTLHDLRWGDWDQSGTVEDYVWVFEISGSVPPTHLINGWAGAVSERQPAMYFPNGGGTIKGISKPGEIVWSRIYVEDDRLKMDLGRAGVVELPAAETERRWQSTTSQWPIMHAVTYGVSRDQMMARHKSNHIQVAYANSAEEADKATLAKAAMAAALGMEVALCGTRKDGGSWS, from the coding sequence ATGACGGCCTATTCACTTCCTCGAATCAAGAAGCCTGCACCACTGCCCGAAAAGCATGTTTACCTGATGGCCAACGGCGACCTTCGCCTGAGTGCCAATCAGAACTGCTGGGCAGCCCAATACGAGATGGAGCAGGCAATCGGCGAGGCAGTGAATAGCGCCGGGTGGACGATCGTTCGGGCACATTCCTTCAAAGACGACGAGCAACATGGCTTCATCGGCTCGCAAGCCGAAGGAATGAAAGTATTTCGCGATGTGGATCCTAAGGCCCCTCTGATTGTGGCCGAAGCTGTGTGGCAGTATTCGCACCATTTGCTGCATGGTTTACTGACCCATGAGGGGCCGATCCTCACGCTGGCCAACTGGTCGGGCACCTGGCCCGGCCTGGTTGGCATGTTGAATCTCAATGGCTCGCTCACCAAAGCGGGCGTCGAATACAGCACTCTGTGGGCCGACGACTTTGCCGACCCCGCGTTCGGCGAGCAACTTGCCAAGTGGCTCGACACCGGCAAGGTGACCCACGTCATTGAACACGTGGTGCCGCTCTCCGAGGTGCAGATTGGCTCCGAAGAGCAACAGCTAGCCACCGCCCTGGCCGACGAACTCAAGCACAACAAAGCCATCATGGGCGTGTTCGACGAAGGCTGCATGGGCATGTTCAATGCCATCATCCCCGATCATCTGCTGAACCCCACCGGGGTATTCAAGGAACGACTGAGCCAGTCGGCCTTGTACTACGAGACCACCCAGGTATCCGATGCCGAAGCCCAGGCGGTGCGGCAACGGATGGAAGAACTCGGCATTCAGTTCCAGACCGGACCGACGCACGAAACCGATCTGACCGACGATCAAATCCTGTTGCAGTGCAAGATGTACATCGCTGCGGTCCGCATCGCCGACGACTTTGGCTGCGACCTGATTGGTATCCAGTACCAACAAGGTTTAAAAGATGTGCTGCCGGCCAGCGATCTGGTGGAGGGCACCCTGAACGACTCGCAACGCCCGGCAGTAAAAAGCCGCGACGGCAGTCGCGTGCTGTACGAAGGAGAGCCGCTGCCGCACTTTAACGAAGTGGACGAGTGCGCGGGCCTCGATGGATTGTTGACCTACCGCGTGCATCGCGCCATGGGCCAGCCGGTCGAGAATACGCTGCACGATCTTCGCTGGGGCGACTGGGATCAGTCGGGCACTGTGGAAGATTATGTGTGGGTGTTCGAGATCAGCGGCAGCGTTCCCCCCACCCATTTGATCAATGGCTGGGCCGGCGCGGTGAGCGAACGCCAGCCAGCGATGTACTTCCCCAACGGCGGCGGTACCATCAAAGGTATCTCGAAACCTGGCGAAATCGTCTGGTCGCGCATCTACGTGGAAGACGATCGCCTGAAGATGGATCTCGGTCGGGCAGGGGTGGTTGAGCTTCCCGCGGCCGAAACCGAGCGGCGGTGGCAAAGCACGACCTCGCAATGGCCAATCATGCACGCGGTTACCTACGGAGTGTCCCGCGACCAGATGATGGCCCGGCACAAGAGCAACCACATCCAGGTGGCCTACGCCAACTCGGCCGAAGAGGCCGACAAGGCGACGCTGGCCAAAGCCGCGATGGCGGCCGCCTTGGGCATGGAGGTCGCCCTGTGCGGAACACGCAAAGATGGCGGTAGCTGGAGCTGA
- a CDS encoding aldose epimerase family protein: protein MKLFTPTLLALGLLLCSPGFAQVASQDFDSIMLYTLKNSSGTTVTVTNYGAIITSIVVADRDGNMGDIALGYNSADDYMNAVDKPYFGAVVGRYGNRIAKGKFSINDVEYTLAVNNGENSLHGGIIGFDKVVWDATPVGDNALTLTYLAKDGEEGYPGNLVVSVTYTLTEENELKMHYQATTDATTPVNLTNHTYFNLKGEGEGTILGHELMLNAKKFTPVDEGLIPTGELRDVDGTPFDFTTAKAIGRDIEEENEQLTFGGGYDHNWVLDKEGKEGEMTLAARVKEPTTGRVLEVYTTEPGVQFYCGNFLDGRLKGKAGKPYVHRSGLCLETQHYPDSPNQPNFPSTLLEPGEKYDTTTVFKFSAE, encoded by the coding sequence ATGAAACTGTTTACTCCCACTCTCTTGGCCCTTGGTCTGCTGCTTTGCAGCCCTGGCTTTGCTCAAGTTGCCTCGCAAGACTTCGATAGCATCATGCTCTACACACTCAAGAACTCCTCCGGCACCACGGTCACCGTGACCAACTACGGTGCCATTATCACCTCGATCGTGGTCGCCGACCGCGACGGCAACATGGGCGACATCGCGCTGGGTTACAACAGCGCGGACGACTACATGAACGCGGTCGACAAGCCTTACTTCGGCGCGGTCGTCGGACGCTATGGCAATCGCATTGCCAAAGGCAAGTTCTCCATCAACGACGTGGAGTACACGCTGGCCGTGAACAATGGCGAGAACAGCCTGCACGGCGGCATCATTGGTTTCGACAAGGTCGTGTGGGACGCCACCCCGGTAGGCGACAACGCGCTTACCCTCACCTATCTGGCGAAGGATGGCGAAGAAGGGTATCCCGGCAACCTCGTGGTGAGCGTCACCTACACGCTGACCGAAGAGAATGAACTGAAGATGCACTACCAGGCAACCACCGATGCGACGACTCCGGTGAACCTGACCAACCACACCTACTTCAATCTGAAGGGCGAAGGGGAAGGCACCATCCTCGGTCACGAGTTGATGCTGAACGCCAAGAAGTTCACGCCTGTCGACGAAGGGCTCATCCCAACCGGCGAGCTTCGCGACGTCGATGGCACCCCGTTCGACTTCACCACGGCCAAGGCGATTGGTCGCGACATTGAAGAAGAGAACGAACAGCTCACCTTTGGTGGTGGTTACGACCACAACTGGGTTCTCGACAAAGAGGGCAAAGAAGGCGAAATGACCTTGGCCGCCCGAGTGAAAGAACCGACCACCGGCCGCGTGCTCGAGGTCTACACCACCGAGCCTGGCGTGCAGTTCTATTGCGGTAACTTCCTCGATGGTCGCTTGAAGGGCAAAGCGGGCAAGCCTTACGTGCACCGCAGCGGTCTGTGCCTGGAAACCCAGCACTACCCCGACTCGCCCAACCAGCCGAACTTTCCCTCCACGCTGCTGGAGCCAGGCGAGAAGTACGACACGACCACCGTGTTCAAGTTCTCCGCGGAGTAA
- a CDS encoding DUF4252 domain-containing protein has product MRSLQLLARRTLRQAMVVAVVAATTAYTAHAQSEAPVETGPRVSLDAVDMPAASVELDLGPGLVRHFFRTGDAVVAGLLEGLATSEDPSAKENLQFAAKQITSARELGDVLSEVVREVHIRVWANGEATEGQAEQLVAYFDSTLKGEAWEPVLRARDGEEMVRLYVHREEDSVNGIVIVAANGPDEMVALNVVGDLSPDNVQRLVSTATRIGVQLGLDSELSKGIGQLKQEIESKRNR; this is encoded by the coding sequence ATGAGGTCACTACAGTTGCTCGCTCGGCGAACCCTGCGGCAGGCAATGGTCGTTGCGGTGGTTGCCGCCACCACGGCTTACACGGCCCACGCGCAATCGGAAGCGCCGGTCGAAACCGGCCCGCGAGTGTCGTTGGATGCGGTGGATATGCCGGCCGCCAGCGTGGAGTTGGACTTGGGTCCCGGTCTGGTGCGTCACTTCTTCAGAACTGGCGACGCGGTAGTTGCCGGATTGCTGGAAGGGCTTGCCACTTCGGAAGATCCCTCGGCCAAAGAGAACCTGCAATTCGCCGCCAAGCAAATCACCTCGGCCCGCGAACTGGGCGACGTGTTGAGCGAAGTAGTACGCGAAGTTCACATCCGCGTGTGGGCCAATGGCGAAGCGACCGAAGGTCAGGCCGAGCAGCTGGTCGCCTACTTCGATAGCACCCTGAAAGGCGAAGCATGGGAGCCAGTGCTCCGCGCCCGCGATGGTGAAGAGATGGTTCGCTTGTACGTGCATCGCGAGGAAGATTCGGTCAACGGCATCGTGATCGTTGCCGCGAACGGACCGGACGAGATGGTCGCCCTGAACGTGGTCGGCGACCTGTCGCCCGACAACGTCCAACGACTGGTGAGCACCGCCACGCGGATCGGCGTGCAGCTGGGCCTCGATAGCGAGCTGAGCAAAGGCATCGGCCAACTCAAGCAAGAGATCGAGTCGAAGCGCAACCGCTAG
- a CDS encoding S1C family serine protease — translation MSFACRLPMLLIALITSLLVADASRGQSLEQLEQQAIREAIERVQPAVVQLQIIGGADQVGGVTMASGPSTGVLLSSDGYVVTSRYRFEPMPATVVAMLEDGRQFATEVVATDFSRKLVLLKLVNASDLPVVEPAPSDSYRIGQWAIALGRTYRVDRPNVSVGVLSATHRIQGRALQTDAAVSAANYGGPLVNIEGQVLGIIAPMSPQSERSIAGLDWYDSGIGFAAPLADWMPAFERLKQGEDLQLGYMGVSLAKGLPRETAAELATVTPGGPAAEAGLAAGDVITAVAGKAITTQTELQHAVKPLYAGDSVEITYQRGESSESATLTLTNIAKLQELAEAAQPTESPEAGEKAESKADKADADESDDSSSDEPEESAESEAE, via the coding sequence ATGAGCTTCGCGTGTCGTCTCCCGATGTTGCTGATCGCTTTGATAACCAGCTTGCTGGTTGCCGACGCTTCGCGTGGGCAGTCGCTCGAGCAACTTGAACAACAAGCCATTCGCGAAGCGATTGAACGCGTGCAACCAGCGGTCGTACAGCTGCAGATCATCGGCGGTGCCGATCAGGTCGGCGGGGTCACTATGGCCAGCGGCCCCTCGACCGGCGTGTTGCTGTCGAGCGATGGCTACGTGGTTACCAGCCGTTACCGCTTCGAGCCGATGCCGGCCACGGTGGTCGCGATGCTCGAAGATGGTCGGCAGTTTGCCACCGAAGTGGTCGCGACCGATTTCAGTCGCAAGCTCGTGTTGCTCAAGCTGGTGAACGCCAGCGATCTGCCAGTGGTCGAACCAGCGCCGAGCGATAGCTATCGCATCGGCCAATGGGCCATCGCCCTGGGGCGCACCTATCGCGTCGACCGCCCGAACGTGTCGGTCGGTGTCTTGAGTGCCACGCATCGCATTCAAGGTCGTGCGTTGCAGACCGATGCAGCCGTATCGGCGGCTAACTACGGTGGACCTCTGGTCAACATCGAAGGGCAGGTGCTCGGCATCATCGCGCCGATGTCGCCCCAGTCGGAACGCTCCATTGCAGGGCTCGACTGGTACGATTCGGGCATTGGGTTTGCCGCGCCGCTGGCTGATTGGATGCCGGCCTTCGAACGCTTGAAGCAAGGCGAAGACCTGCAACTCGGCTATATGGGCGTTTCGCTGGCCAAGGGTCTGCCGCGCGAGACGGCTGCCGAACTGGCGACAGTCACCCCTGGTGGGCCGGCCGCCGAAGCAGGACTCGCTGCAGGCGACGTGATCACCGCGGTAGCTGGCAAGGCGATCACCACGCAAACCGAGCTGCAGCACGCGGTCAAACCGCTGTACGCGGGTGATAGCGTCGAAATCACCTACCAACGAGGCGAGTCGTCCGAATCGGCGACACTCACGCTCACCAACATCGCTAAGCTGCAGGAACTCGCCGAAGCGGCCCAGCCGACCGAATCGCCGGAAGCGGGCGAGAAAGCCGAATCCAAGGCCGACAAAGCCGACGCCGACGAGTCGGATGATAGCAGCAGCGACGAGCCGGAAGAGTCGGCCGAATCCGAAGCAGAATAG
- a CDS encoding S1C family serine protease yields MNKFLLLLLVMVSSPLLAQSPDRPTTFAEVNRYAQQRSVKIYGAGGLQQLEAYQSGAIVSAEGHVVTVASVVLDQDSATVVLATGERLEGTVVGVDPMMDVAVLKLESDEQELPYFDLAARPLPYEGMRVLAYSNLYNVATGDEPVSVLHGVLSVIAPLEARRGAFASRYRGDVYIVDAATNNPGAPGGMLLDASGQPLGMIGKELKSELTGAWLNYALPWELVSDSVERILNGELGQSIADDLEPLENAATLSLLGFHLVPNVVPRTPPYVDTIVPESPAAVAGLAPDDLVISIAGMRTGTRDDVEQALQQVPNNQPVRITLLRGNMLLDVELVLTTGGTP; encoded by the coding sequence ATGAATAAATTCCTTTTGCTGTTACTGGTGATGGTCAGTAGTCCGCTACTGGCCCAGTCGCCCGACCGACCCACCACATTTGCCGAAGTGAATCGCTACGCCCAGCAGCGGAGCGTGAAGATCTACGGTGCAGGTGGTCTGCAGCAACTCGAAGCCTATCAGTCGGGCGCGATCGTTTCGGCCGAGGGTCACGTGGTGACCGTCGCCAGCGTGGTGCTCGATCAAGACTCGGCCACAGTCGTCCTGGCGACCGGCGAGCGACTCGAAGGCACCGTTGTCGGAGTCGATCCGATGATGGATGTTGCGGTGCTGAAGCTGGAATCGGACGAGCAGGAACTGCCGTACTTCGATCTGGCCGCCCGCCCGCTTCCTTACGAGGGCATGCGGGTGCTGGCGTATTCGAATCTGTATAACGTCGCAACCGGCGACGAACCGGTGAGCGTGCTGCATGGCGTGTTGTCGGTAATCGCACCGCTTGAAGCTCGCCGGGGAGCGTTTGCCTCGCGGTACCGCGGCGATGTGTACATCGTCGACGCGGCGACCAACAATCCCGGTGCTCCTGGCGGTATGTTGCTCGATGCATCGGGTCAGCCGCTGGGCATGATTGGCAAAGAGCTAAAGAGCGAGCTAACCGGCGCCTGGTTGAACTATGCATTGCCATGGGAACTGGTCTCCGATAGTGTCGAACGCATCTTGAATGGCGAATTGGGACAGTCGATTGCCGACGACCTGGAACCGCTCGAAAACGCGGCCACGCTGTCGCTGCTCGGGTTCCACCTGGTACCAAACGTGGTGCCGAGAACGCCGCCGTATGTCGATACGATCGTGCCGGAGTCGCCGGCCGCAGTGGCTGGCCTGGCGCCAGACGACCTGGTGATTTCGATCGCCGGCATGCGAACCGGCACCCGCGACGACGTAGAACAAGCACTCCAGCAAGTGCCGAACAACCAACCGGTGCGAATCACCTTGCTGCGGGGCAACATGTTACTCGACGTTGAACTCGTTCTTACCACCGGAGGCACACCATGA